One Rhizobiales bacterium GAS188 DNA window includes the following coding sequences:
- a CDS encoding acetyl-CoA C-acetyltransferase, which translates to MPKGIRDKVAILGMGCSKFGERWDMDAEDLMVEAYTEALADAGIETKQIDAAWLATAIEEQHVGKSAVPLAVALRLPYIPVTRVENYCASGTEAFRGAVYAVASGAADIALALGVEKLKDTGYGGLPQRGRGTVNNLTWPNLSAPGSFAQLAAAYRAKHDSAPDDLKRAMAHISVKSHDNGARNPKAHLRNRISIDTVLKAPMVAEPLGLYDCCGVSDGSACAIVTTPDIAEGLGKRDLITVKALQVAVSNGLEAQHNSWDGSYFATTRIASKRAYQEAGIENPRESVNLIEVHDCFSVTELVTMEDLHISAEGTAIRDVLDGFYDADGSLPCQIDGGLKCFGHPIGASGLRMIYEMYLQMQGRAGERQREELPVIGLTHNLGGFPHQNVCSISIVGRHRA; encoded by the coding sequence ATGCCCAAAGGCATTCGCGATAAGGTCGCCATCCTCGGAATGGGCTGCTCGAAATTCGGCGAGCGCTGGGACATGGATGCCGAGGACCTGATGGTCGAGGCCTATACGGAAGCTCTCGCGGATGCCGGCATCGAGACGAAGCAGATCGACGCCGCCTGGCTCGCCACCGCGATCGAGGAGCAGCATGTCGGCAAGTCGGCGGTGCCGCTCGCGGTGGCGCTGCGCCTGCCCTATATTCCGGTGACGCGCGTCGAGAATTATTGCGCCTCGGGCACGGAGGCCTTCCGCGGCGCCGTCTATGCGGTGGCGTCGGGCGCTGCCGATATCGCGCTGGCGCTCGGCGTCGAGAAGCTCAAGGACACGGGCTATGGCGGCCTGCCGCAGCGCGGTCGCGGCACGGTCAACAACCTGACCTGGCCGAACCTCTCGGCGCCCGGCAGCTTCGCGCAGCTCGCGGCCGCTTATCGCGCCAAGCATGACAGTGCGCCCGACGACCTCAAGCGGGCCATGGCGCATATCTCGGTGAAGAGCCACGATAATGGTGCCCGCAATCCGAAGGCGCACTTACGCAACCGCATCAGCATCGACACGGTGCTCAAGGCACCCATGGTGGCCGAGCCGCTCGGTCTCTATGATTGCTGCGGCGTCAGCGACGGCTCGGCCTGCGCCATCGTCACCACGCCGGATATCGCCGAGGGCCTCGGCAAGCGCGATCTGATCACCGTGAAAGCCTTGCAGGTCGCAGTGTCGAACGGCCTCGAGGCGCAGCACAATTCCTGGGACGGCAGCTATTTCGCGACGACCCGCATCGCCTCGAAACGCGCCTATCAGGAAGCCGGCATCGAGAACCCCCGCGAGAGCGTCAATCTCATCGAGGTGCATGACTGCTTCTCGGTGACCGAGCTTGTCACCATGGAAGACCTGCACATCTCGGCGGAAGGCACTGCCATCCGCGACGTGCTCGACGGCTTCTACGACGCCGATGGCAGCCTGCCCTGCCAGATCGATGGCGGGCTGAAATGCTTCGGCCACCCGATCGGCGCCTCGGGCCTGCGCATGATCTACGAGATGTATCTGCAGATGCAGGGCCGCGCCGGCGAACGCCAGCGCGAGGAGCTGCCGGTGATCGGCCTCACCCATAATCTCGGTGGCTTCCCGCATCAGAATGTGTGCTCGATCTCGATCGTCGGTCGCCACCGGGCGTGA